The Ficedula albicollis isolate OC2 chromosome 5, FicAlb1.5, whole genome shotgun sequence genome includes the window CTTTGATAAGCACGTTTGAATACCTTGGTTGGCTCAATGATATAATTATATACTTGCATGTATATTAAAAAGCACATACTTGAATTGCAAGCTGGTCTAAACTGGAAAAACCTTGCAACACGGAGTTGTtagaaagcatttaaaacttACATGATCTATATCTGAAATATTGCAGGGCTTGTAGTGCTTTATTATGAAACTGttcatttgaaatgtttttactgttttttttctgacttttagGTAACAGTGGATATTACAAGTGGGAGCTTGGATGAAATTTCAAGGCCTGCACGTAGCTCAAGACCTAATTGTAGATCTTGATAAATACATCTATGGAGTTATTAACCACAGAACCATGTTTGCAAAAGGTAATCTTTCTCTCCTTCAGCAGGTTAAGACCTCCATGACTAATTCTTCATAGTAGAAtgataaagaaataatattctgcttttttaatttcttatgtGCCCTAGCCTGGCAATCCCAAATCTGACAGTCTGGGGAATGATGAGCTTGAGAATCAATGTCAAATCTAAGAAAAAGAGCTCTTTCTTAGTATCAGAATCAGACCTGAAAATGGTTCTTTTATTCAAGAAGTACACTGTAGTATTGTATAGAATTGTTGTCCTTTGTGAGTCCATGTGAGTATTGTGGTTATCTTCTTCATCTAAAACATCCCTGTTTTCGTGGTGGCAATAATTTGCATTTCATAGGTTGATTCATCTGTCTGTTTGGCTGATGGTTGTCAGAGAGGCAGTCTAGAAGATTGCTgtccagcagaaaacaaaggtgGTGACAGGGATAAATCTGATGTCCAGGAAGTAAGAACAGATCAGCAAACAGTGGAGAGTACGACCATCTCTCTTCAGAAGTGTTTATGGAACCCCGACGAGTTGTCAGGTGGGAATGACTAAAACTTTCTTGTGTTGTGACTAGACCAAATACCAAGTTTTTATAGTTTGGGGGAAATTCTACTGATGGAGGACATAGAGGTTGCAAATAGGCAAAATTTTGGGAAAGATGTCAAAATCCATACCTTCACTTCTCTTCACTATTTGAAATCTAGCTTTGAAAGCAATGTGTTATTACTGTCAGTGGAGTTCAGTAAATGTATTGTGGCATCATAAGCTGTGATCTGGCTTAAAAGATCAGGAAAACCCATCTGTGTGTGTTCCATGGAACCATGTTAGAAACTGTTTTCATTAGGATGCTCTAATGAAACTTTTCAGACTAATCATGATGATTCATTTGAAACATTGTATTCCAATAATGGTCCACCTGTCCAAAAACCCTGTAATTTATGGTTATAACTGAACAATGTTAATactaagaaaatactttaaatataaGTATGCAGTGTATAACTTTAATTGAAGCACTTACAGAAGTGTTTCCTGGCATTCTTTTGTCATTCTATGAATGGCAATGGATTAGTGTTCTGactgtttaaaaatagagaTGCAAAGGCCAGTAAGTAAAACAGATGTTTGGATACCATCTTGAAATTTAGTTATGATTTCATGACAGAATCAGGGTCAAAAGAAATCCCTTGATTGCTGCTCCTGTTTTTAACATGAGTTCTGGTATACTAGTACATACTATATtttagtattattatttttaaactaatcCACTGCAAGGGCTCTGTGGTGATCCCTAATTGACAAAAATATATCTGGTTTATTGTGAAAggcttttccctgtgtttttcagGATGCAGCTCTAATTCAGATTCTGGAGATGAAAGCACTGAAATACAGATGTCAAAATTCTGTGAACCTTCCCCAGGACCACCAAGTAATGCAAAGTCAGATAATATTTTACAAGCTTTGAAATCCTGTGTAACTTCCCCAGGAAATCCAGGTAATGGAAAATCAGATAGTACCTTTCAGGTGTATAAAATGGGCAATGTAAtaaaactttttccttttcttattaATGCTTCTAAGAGAGCTTGTAATGGTCATGTATTTATGTGTCTATTATTATAGTTATGAAAGAAAACCTCCAATTGAACATGTATATGAATTGTGCTATTCAGGAGATATTGGATGAAGTATTTATTTAGAGATTGCTTTATTAATGGatattcattttctttaatgctATAATATAATTTGAGTTTCCGTAGATTCAATCAGTCTAGTAAGGCAGAATTCAGTGTTTATCCTGTCCAGTGCAGCAATGCTGGTCACCAAGCATGATATTAAAAGCTACAGAACAGAAATTAGATAGAACTCAACCTAAAGCTTCACTCAGTAATTTAAGATTTATATCAATCTGATGAGTTCAGGCCAGTTGAAATAAGTACTCTTTTTTTTACCCTCTGTCCTTGGGTCCATCTGTCCTCTGTAGCTCACTTAGACTTTTATAGCTTTCCCCTTGTTGTATCCCTCATCTTTTTATGGCATAAGTAGACTAATGCATCACAGTAAGTGCTTGGATCAATGGCTGTGTAAAGCATCTGACCTCAAAagattagaaaatgaaatagagTGTTGCAGGACTCCAAAACCTGTAAATCTGTGGGATTAGGGACAGTGCTACAAGTCTTTTCTCTACTCTAAATATGGAAGCCATAAATGAGGACAGAGCAGAAGGATGCCATAGGAAGGGGAAAAAGTAAAAGTTAGAATTATAATCTTCatatttaggggaaaaaaggagacaaTATAGTAATATACTTCAACTAAGTAATGGTAGTTTCCATCATGTTtcacagtttttcatttttcatagcAACATATTTCTAGAACCAGTATCAGAATCTGGTTTGGGTAGACATAAGACTGAAACTTCTCTAATATTTAAAGGAGGAGATATTACAGAGTCTCTCTTAACCCCAGAACtgttaatttcaaaatatattctaccagccaggctgaaaaaaaaattatatttttaaactcaATTATTTTTGCTGATACTGGTGAAGATGTTGTTGCTTTTCCATTATAAATTTGAATCAAATAACTTGCCCAAAATAGGTGACTTTTCCTCTCCCACACCTCCATATCCAACTGCTACAGCTCAGTTTGATTCAGCATTCTGTTGCAAAGACTTCTGTGTTTTTCCCCGCTACAAACAGGTTTAGAAATTAATGTATGTTTGAGAATGTTGTACTCTTGTCTATGCGTGTTGCCAGATTACTTTAACTGCTTtttagtgtttgtttttttgacaTGCTTCAAGCTaacattaatttcaaatatattctCCAGAAGATTCTTCCGACCTGGAATGTTCTGAAGACACTGATATAAATGCTCAGATTCAAGCAGCtataaaggaaatgaaaaaactCGACACAATACttgaaaaacagtgttttaaggaaaaagtagttaaaaagcaaggcagagaaaTGAGGGCAATGCTCTGGGAAGAGCTTCAGGTTAGAGGTTTTCTGCTTACTTTGCTACTCATGTATCTTGGAGTACTGTCTTACAGTATTATTGTATTTCACAGAAGCCTCATTATTAAATAACTCACAGTTGGCTAACTAAAATTAAGAAATGGATCTTAAAAAGTAAGACTGGATGGTTTTTAATACATATTGGCTAGGCAGGCTTTGAAAGAACGACATGCTCCTTAAAAATTGATAAGACAAATTGCCAAATATCTAGCTGTCTGGGTGTGGTTTACTAGCATAGTATTATGCTTGAGTTCACCACTTGCAGGGAGGGTAAGGTGTGTCAAGAGGTAATGTTTGTGAACCCTGACTGAACAGCATTTATTCTGCTCAAGTGGGATCTCTCTTTGGCCCAGCTATTTCAGTACTGCCTATTGTTGAAGAAATTAGATGCCACCTGAAGGAGGCATAAGAATGTATGAGCACAAATTCCTTTACCCTACCCCTATCCTGGCCTCTAGCAGTTAAATGCTTTGAAACAAGTTAGTATTTCCTCTGTTTTACATAAATAGAAATGTGAGTTGCTAAAAGCTATGATTGGTTTGACagcatttaataatttaattgaatttgGATTTGGAGCCACATAGACATTACAGAACTTCTTTGTTTGGTGAAGTGTGTCTCCATATAAAAGACAATATGTAACAGAGGCTTTAAAGTTTCACCATACTTTTGTCATAACTTCAGGAGATATTCAGATAGcctcaagaagaaaataaattgagaaaagtaatttttaataggGTCTGAAGTTCATTAGATCTGATAAGCAGACAATATATTTCACTTTAAAGaatttactttaaataaatgcatgtaTCTATAGATACatagtttatttcttttgaatagTCTATCAGAACCACAGGAAGCCATGAGGAGGTGGAGAACACAAACCAGTTTTTAGCTTTGTTCTCATCGTGGCATGATACAGCTGGTAAgtaaagagaaacagaattgtGGTACATCCtatcttctttcttttaggGGAGAGAATAAGGATTTGAGGTCTGGTTATTGCTGAGCAAAAATCTCAACTTGAATGTTGGAAGTACATGCATAATAATGGTAGCAGTGTGTACTGAGGTCTGGTTATTGCTGAGCAAAAATCTCAGCTTGAATGTTGGAAGCACATGCATAATAATGGTAGCAGTGTGtagttaaaatatttcagcaaaatttacTATTTACAATGTaacctgcttttatttctgtgctaaaGTTTGGGTTGCTAAGAGGAGAAAACAATTTGATTGGGGTGATATTTAGGTAGTCTCCAGTAGATGTCAggatatattaaaataatagcaGACAAGCAAGCCTATATGACTGCTAACTCCTTTATTTCAAAAGTAACTCCTGTAGAGGCCATGTGCAAATGTGGTTTCTGGTGTACTGCACTGACACAACTGCATAGTTTAGATATATGTTTTTCCTCCAGCttgatctttatcttttctatATCATGCTAGTGCCTTACTTTTCAGGTCTTACTTATTTATATTGGTATTTATATGAATGTCTTAGTGGCTACCACGGTTAATACTGAAATGGAATACAGTTCgtctattttgcttttcagaactTGAATTTGATAGACCTTTATTAAGTAAATTATATATGGGAGCTATTATAGCTTTTAATGTAGCCGTGAAATCAAGCACAAGTTTGggtaaaaaaatcattaataacTTAAGTGTTCCAAACttaacaaacagaacaaaaccttcTGACACACTCACAGAAGTGTAAATCAAGTGTTAATTAAACAGCCCTAAATTCCTCACCCTGTACTCTGTTTAACAAAATCATTTATTCAGTTGAGTCCATTACACTTCATTATTATTGGTTATTGTATGTTTTTTATTGTGAAAATCATATGTAATTCATAGGGTTCTGTGCAATGTGAGTCCTTTTCTGTAAGTTCTGTGTATAGACTGCAACTTACTGCTCTAACTTATATTTCTAGTTGACGCATAAGAATACTtcaattgatttatttttttctttgagtaaTTGAAACAACTAGGATGCTTGAACACTGTTTTTTTAGACTATGTCCTTGACCTAAGTCTCTTGGAAGTCTAATATTTCATGCACAGGCAGACACCAGCTGTGAAAACCTGGATGCTTTATTCTCATTCAGAGTTTTAGATGACTTGCCACATGGTGTCTGCAGAGGCATTTGAACTTTAGGGCCTTGGGCTATATCTTTGAGAATGTGATGAATTGTCTTCTATGGGCAGTAGTTGTTAAAAACAAGAGCACAGCATGAGAAACAGCATACAAATGACTCACGTTTTACACTTTCTCCCtttattatttctcttctttatttcttaagGAATACAGTGCTTATGTCATTTATCCAAATGAATTTGTTTACTTTCCAAGTGTGATATCTTCTGATACACATGATGCTAGATCGtctttaaatacatttcaattaaattttactggaaaaattTCCTTAACAGATCCCTCCCATGCTAAAGAAGATGAAATATGTACTTCAGTATTTCACACACACATGAATCCTGAAGATTATGACTGCCATAAAGCCCAAGAAAACCAGGGTAAGCTTTATTAGTGGTAGagtttgtatttttagaaatggCAAGACAAGATGTACAGTGGGTAGGTAATGAAGACTCAGCCTTTGTGGCAAGACcagtgaaatgggaaaaatcaaGGTTACTTACTGGAGCAGAGAGAGTTCTTaccttttttccaaattaaagaAGAGAACAGCTTTGTGACTTATCTAAAACATTTTACTCAACATGCTAAGAAAATCTTTACTTTTGGgtttataaaacaatttttctttcatttcaaaagaaagaggTGTGTAAC containing:
- the FSIP1 gene encoding fibrous sheath-interacting protein 1 isoform X4, which translates into the protein MELLTTEPCLQKVDSSVCLADGCQRGSLEDCCPAENKGGDRDKSDVQEVRTDQQTVESTTISLQKCLWNPDELSGCSSNSDSGDESTEIQMSKFCEPSPGPPSNAKSDNILQALKSCVTSPGNPEDSSDLECSEDTDINAQIQAAIKEMKKLDTILEKQCFKEKVVKKQGREMRAMLWEELQSIRTTGSHEEVENTNQFLALFSSWHDTADPSHAKEDEICTSVFHTHMNPEDYDCHKAQENQDYPSELETEKTAEKTHSKNKTNQHFIKRNIELAKDSGNQFVLLQEERKRLTELLKDTEDGTEKQGLEQENVSVWQAPGEGYTPEPLEFNLLNEIDNKLQLLLSDGGFPALSRSSSKCPSQIYQESLVYASRSLKIVPGEKVLRESKEKRDQQLRLKEIDCQLESLERSLFPGNH